GTCGCCTTCGAGCGGACGACGCACCCCCGGCACACCCAGCTGAACCGGATCGACGAACCAATTGTCGGGAACGCCGGAACGGTAACCCGTCATCTCGTTCTCCCACCCCTTGAAACAACCCCCCACGCCGGTTCGCGTGTACGAGTAATTACACCGGTGTAGTTCGCCGAGGTCAAGTCGCAGATCGTAAAGCCTCACCCCGCGCTTGAACGTTTAGACGCGCCGTCGGCGTGTCGCGGTCGATCACGACAACGTCACGAACGCGATGCTGACGCGGTCACGCCTCGGCGCCGGGCTCCGCCACGAACGCCTCGCCGTGGCCATCGAGGCGGACTGCGTGCTCGTCCGGGGTGACGAAGACTGCTTCGCCGGGCTCCAACGTGATCGACTCCCCGGTTTCGGCGCCACGGACGGTGACCGCGCCCGCGGTCCCGAGGACGATCGCCGGGCCGCCGACGGCCACGCTCACGGGGCGCCCCGCCGGAACGATCGCATGCGTCAGCGCGAAGTCCGGCACATCCACCTCGAACGCGGCGGCACCGTCCTGCGGCGACGGCCGCAGGACGGGCGGCAGGCCCGGAGCGGGATCGAGCAGGCGGACCAGCTCACCGACGTTGATGTGCTTGGGAGTGAGCCCTCCGCGCAGCACGTTGTCACTGGCGGCCATGATCTCCACGCCGAGCCCGGCCTGATAGGCGTGCAGCACGCCGGCCGGGACGAACAGTCCCTCGCCGCGCGTCAGGACGATGAGGTTCATCAGCAATGCGATGACCACTCCCGGGTCGTCGGGGTACGCCTTGCCCAAGGTGCGCAGCAGCGCGAGCTCCGCCGCGAACTCGTCGGATTCCGCCGCCTCCCCCGCGGCCACGATCGCGTCGATCTCGGCCCCGGCGTCCCCCGACAGCAGCCAGGCGATCGTCTCGCGCATCGCATCGCCCTGCGCCCCCGGGTCCTCGTCCTCCTGAGGAAGCCGAGCCGCGACCGCGGCGCCGGCGGCACCGAGTGTCCCGAGGAGGCGGCGGGTCGCGGCGAGATCCCGGAGGCCGGCGAGCGCCGTGAAGGTGTCGCTCACCGCGACGATGAGCTCGGGTTTGTGGTTCTCGTCGCGGTACGTGCGGTCCGCGGCATCCCGATCGATCCCTGCCGCTTCTTCGCGGGCGAAGCCGGCCGCCGCTTCGGCACGCGAGGGGTGCGACTGGATCGACAGCGATGAACCGGCCGCGAGCAGCTTGAGCAGGTAGGGCAGCCGAGGGGGGATGCCGAAGCCCGCCGCCTCATCCTCGAGCCAGACGTTCAGCGGACGACCGTCCGAGGTCATCGCGGGGCTGCCGGGGTGATCGCCGAACCACACCTCCGCCTCCGGCGCGCCCGACGGGGCCCGGCCCTGGAGTTCGGGCAGCAATGTCGCTGACCCCCAGTCGTAATCCCGCGGAACATTGGAGAGGGCCACCAGCATGGCCTCAGTCTAGGCAGGGCGCGCCCGGTACTCTGAGTTCACGATGGCCGTCCACACCAAGCACCCGGCGTCGGCTCCGCCGGCAGCACCGGTCCGCGAGAAGACCGGCCATCTGCTCCTGCGCGGCTGGTGCATCTTCGTGCTGTTCATGGCCCTGTCGGGCACCGCGTGGATCAACGCCTTCGGCAACACCGTGACAGCCGTCATCACGATCGCCGGCGGCGTGCTGTCGGTGGGGCTCTGGTTCGCGGTTCGCCCGCCGGTGCAGTGGCGCCGTCTCCCCTGGTTCACCTTCGCCTACGTCGCCTGGGCGGCCGCGTCGTTCCTGTGGTCGGCCTGGCGGGAGGCGACGGCGCTCACCCTGCTGCTCCTGGTCATCACGACCGTGCAGGCGCTCTTCATCGGCAGCGTGCTCAGCTGGCGCGAGATCGTGCGCACGATCGCATCCGCCCTCAAGTGGGTCATCGGGCTCTCGCTCGTCTTCGAACTGTGGGTCTCCGTCTTCGTGCAGGGACCGATCCTGCCGGGCTTCGTCCGACCGACCGAGAAGATGGACCCGATCGTCTATTGGTCGCGCGACAACCTCTTCGACGGCGGCCGCATCCAGGGCATCCTCGGCAACGCCAATCTGCTCGGCCCGATCGCGCTGCTGGCGATCGTCGTCTTCGCGATCCGCTTCGTCGCACGCTCCTCCAACCGGTTCCTGCTCGGGGCGTGGATCGTCCTGGCGGCCTACCTGTTCTACCGCGCAGCGTCGGCGACGGCATACGTCGCGGCGGTGGCGGTCCTGCTGGTACTCGGCACGGTCCTGATGATGCGCCGCGCGCGACGACCCGGAGCCCGGACCAGGTACTACATCGCCTATGCCGTCGTCGGGATCGGCGGAGCGCTCGCCGTGTGGCTGGCCCGCGGCGCGATCTTCACGGCGCTCGGTCGCAGCGCCGACCTCACCGGCCGCGAGGCCATCTGGGAGCAGGTCCTCGCGCGGGCCGCCGAGCACCCGGTCGTGGGCTGGGGCTTCTCCACGCCCTGGATCACGACCGACCCGGCCTTCGACGGCTGGATCATCGACCACGGCCAGACCGTCATGCAGGCGCACAACATGTGGTTCGACGTGTATCTGCAGCTGGGGATCATCGGCGTCATCCTGATGGCGGGCGTGTACTTCGCG
This portion of the Microbacterium pygmaeum genome encodes:
- the manA gene encoding mannose-6-phosphate isomerase, class I, with protein sequence MLVALSNVPRDYDWGSATLLPELQGRAPSGAPEAEVWFGDHPGSPAMTSDGRPLNVWLEDEAAGFGIPPRLPYLLKLLAAGSSLSIQSHPSRAEAAAGFAREEAAGIDRDAADRTYRDENHKPELIVAVSDTFTALAGLRDLAATRRLLGTLGAAGAAVAARLPQEDEDPGAQGDAMRETIAWLLSGDAGAEIDAIVAAGEAAESDEFAAELALLRTLGKAYPDDPGVVIALLMNLIVLTRGEGLFVPAGVLHAYQAGLGVEIMAASDNVLRGGLTPKHINVGELVRLLDPAPGLPPVLRPSPQDGAAAFEVDVPDFALTHAIVPAGRPVSVAVGGPAIVLGTAGAVTVRGAETGESITLEPGEAVFVTPDEHAVRLDGHGEAFVAEPGAEA
- a CDS encoding O-antigen ligase family protein, with product MAVHTKHPASAPPAAPVREKTGHLLLRGWCIFVLFMALSGTAWINAFGNTVTAVITIAGGVLSVGLWFAVRPPVQWRRLPWFTFAYVAWAAASFLWSAWREATALTLLLLVITTVQALFIGSVLSWREIVRTIASALKWVIGLSLVFELWVSVFVQGPILPGFVRPTEKMDPIVYWSRDNLFDGGRIQGILGNANLLGPIALLAIVVFAIRFVARSSNRFLLGAWIVLAAYLFYRAASATAYVAAVAVLLVLGTVLMMRRARRPGARTRYYIAYAVVGIGGALAVWLARGAIFTALGRSADLTGREAIWEQVLARAAEHPVVGWGFSTPWITTDPAFDGWIIDHGQTVMQAHNMWFDVYLQLGIIGVILMAGVYFAFIWRSWFFAVDRPRWDLRDDRPYSPLTLLPTLVGAILLVQGLAESNPLLLWGWLFVVLLAFKIKQSPHVGEGAAEQRIAIERGETPPPGP